The stretch of DNA TTATGCTCCTCATTGCAGAGCCTCAAGCCACTATGGAGAAATCCTCTGATGTCCACCCTAGTCACGCTGCGAAATCTACAACGGTgccaaggaaggacagagagagaggagcctTGGTGCCTCCAAAGAGACAACATCCAAAGGCTTCTAAGGCAGGTCGGCTCCCTGAGGCATCATCAGTGAGGAAGGAGAGGCCAAAGAAGGAGAAGTCAGAGACAAATGAGGTGACGGTGGAGCAGGAGACAGAAGTGAAGGTGAAATCCACTGTGGTGGACATAGACAGTGTGAGAGAGAAGGTAAATGAGGAGAACACAGGGCtggaagcagcagaggaggacgGTGAGTCAAAGCTTAAAGAATGCAAAATCAagattcaaattcaaatttgtTGAACTAGACATTCTGGAAAACAATTTGTAAATGatcacagattaaaaaataaaacaaaaaaaataaaggtaAACCTTCAGTAACATGTTACAAATCTTGATGTTAAAAACACAGGTTAAAGGAATTTTGGGATCTGTGTAAAATTGCAACTAAAATGCTAAATGACTCATACTTTCTGTGTAATGTTGGTTAGAGGTCTAAATTTGAAGTATTGTTGATTTCTGCAGGTCTAAAGCGCAAGAACCTGGGAGTGTTAGAGTGGCTGCTGATGGTCTTCGTCTTGACTCTgattctcctcttcctccctctcaccaTCTGGTTCTGTTTTAAAGTATGAACTTCATCACAGACCAAACAGAAACCAAAATTGTACAATTATCTACTTCACGAGAATGAGTCTGATGCCTTCAATGTAAAATATGTCACAGATTAGGTGAAATACATGCACAGGATACATGCTGTTTGTGATGGAAAACTGAAGTTATAGAGATCAGGTGACCCAGTCTGACCTCATGACAGGTGGGGAATTTTACATTTATCAACCCTAGTGAAATTTCAGCTGCTCCAACAAACCATTAGCTAAAATTATCATGTGACCAACAGATGAAAATAATGCGTCTAATTAGTTTGATTCATAGATAGAAAGATCTGTGGACAGAATTGAATCACTAAGGTTTCAGTGGAAATAATTCTTTCTCCGAAGTGAAAATAGTGTTTAAGAGTCTCTTCCACTCTCACAAGTCAGAAATAGTGAAAATtggacattataatgagaaTCAGTAAgctttattattgttaattCTAATTCAACATGCATACTACATTGGTTGTCTTATCCAGTTGGACACTGCTgatgtttgtcattttgattgacagatagTGAGGGAGCACGAGAGAGCAGTGATCTTCAGACTAGGTCACTTACTGCGGGGAAGACCCAGAGGACCAGGTTGGTTGCGGTTAATGTAATCTGTCAGACCTATTTGTTAGCAGTAATCGTAAGGGTTTCTCTGCCATTTCTAAAAATGTGTGTCAGCGTATGAATGATGAGCTATGAAGCTATGGAGCCATGTAAAAGAATTGGAAACCCCAAAACTATGTTGTACATTTTTTAAGTCTGAGATCTTGACAGGTTCTGTCACATAAGAGTCATACTGTAGTAAGAATGATTTAACATGTTACCAATGTGTTCTCAGATCAAATCCTCCCCCCACCTTTCTGCAGGCCTTATTTTCTACCTGCCACTCCTTGATGTGTGCCACAAAGTAGACATCCGACTGAAAATGCTGAAGGTTCCTTCTCACACGGTACAGAAAAATAAGCATACCAGGCACATTCACGTGTAATTCCATCAATGAAACTGATccataataaatgtattttttatatacacTTGTAACAGTAAATCTTTCATAATTAGAGAGACAGTTTCACTACTGAACTAAGTTATGAGACAGTGCTAAGGGTTTAATTACATTAGACTGATGGCtgataaccttttttttatatatctgtaCTCAGGTGGTGACAAAGGACTTGGTGAGGCCAGAGCTGAGTGTGGTGGTTTATTACCAGATAGAAAATGTGGCTCTGTGTAGCGCAGCATTGTCTAGTCTGACCACAGTGCTACAAACTCTGGTCCAGTCGGTGGCCAGAGACGTTCTCGCCCAACACACTCTCAGCCACATCGTGCTGCACCGGAGGCACATCGGTCAGCAGATACAGACTGCTGTTGACTCTGTGGCTTACCGCTGGGGCATTAAGGTGGAGAGAGCAGACATGTAAGACCCAAGATAAAAGACAAGTCCCCTCAGATCCTCTAACACAATTATTTTCAAGTGGTagaacttctctctctctcttttttactaACCATGTCTATATCAGTGAGTGCCTACATTTCATTAGAGgtcaaaaaaagaacaaaacactcAATACAGTTATTGATACATGGACAAATGTGCCAAGAGTTGAGTAAGCATTCATAAGTAAGCCCAATACAAATGTTAAATGATATAATGATACTCTGGCAGCAATGCACTCTGGTGTacttacttttattattataggtGTAGAAACTGCCTCTTGCTGCCTCTTACTGCCTCTTCTATGCCACATCCTGAACACTTCAGCCAAACAGTAGCTCCAGGAAGAACCTCTTTCAATTTCCTtctgacatttattttagctgatgctttaaaagaaaatcaaggCGACTTCtatcaaaacaacacaaaagaaaaataagctgATTTATacaataccttttttttttctctccttgtaCTGATTTTGCCATGTAAAGAGCAAAgactctcttttctctgttcaGACAAGCAAATGGTAAATCTTTAATGAAGTGGCAATAGGGTGAATGACTAATGTATGGTATCAGtgaatgaaaaaacatttttaacagttcTATCTTGCTGCCATCTAGACCAGATAATGTTAACAACTATCCAGTGCAGGAGTTGGTGCCAACATAAAAGGTAGAAATTCCTCCAAAAATGCACCTCGATCCCAATGTGGTGCATGTAGAGATTTGTAGTGTGCTGTGAGCTTCCTGCTGACCAGGCTGAGTTGTGCTTGTGTTTGATTTTCTGCCAGAGATGAGCTCGGTTTTCCTGTGGAGTTACAGCAGAGTCTGGCTGCTGAGGCTGAGGCCAAGAGACAACAGCAGGTCAAAGTAAGTAACCATATCAAACTTTAAAAATTCTATGGTTAAAATTTAAATCCAGGAATTAAAGTGTCTATTGTTCTTGCTCAATACAGGTTTTCCGGTTACTTTTAAAACCACTTTGCTCCATTTTTTCCAACCTTAAGCATAACCTTGCTCTGGTTTTTAGTCTAGTTATTCTCTCCTGCAGGTAAAAGcagctgaaggagagagagctgCTTGGGAGGGGTTGAGGTCTTCCTTTCGTCTCCTCCATCCTGCCCTAGTTTTTCCATTCTCCTCAGATCTCTTCAACCCTGACCTTTCATctctcccaccacctcctccccctgTTGTGGAAGAAGAGGGACAGATAgcagatagagggagagagacggaCTCGCCCATGATGTGACAGACTTTATTGAGATAAAATGTTGGTTAATATTGATTATTACTAAATAGCATTTAAAGTGAAATTGACCTAATAATTCTGATATTAGAGTTCCATTACATATTGTAAACTTAAATATGAGATATGAGAcatgagtttataataaatgtttcaaataaatgGGTTGTTTAGACTAGTGAACTTTTGCATTGAAGGGTTTGAGCACCTCTACTAGTAAAC from Scomber japonicus isolate fScoJap1 chromosome 7, fScoJap1.pri, whole genome shotgun sequence encodes:
- the nphs2 gene encoding podocin; this translates as MEKSSDVHPSHAAKSTTVPRKDRERGALVPPKRQHPKASKAGRLPEASSVRKERPKKEKSETNEVTVEQETEVKVKSTVVDIDSVREKVNEENTGLEAAEEDGLKRKNLGVLEWLLMVFVLTLILLFLPLTIWFCFKIVREHERAVIFRLGHLLRGRPRGPGLIFYLPLLDVCHKVDIRLKMLKVPSHTVVTKDLVRPELSVVVYYQIENVALCSAALSSLTTVLQTLVQSVARDVLAQHTLSHIVLHRRHIGQQIQTAVDSVAYRWGIKVERADIDELGFPVELQQSLAAEAEAKRQQQSSYSLLQVKAAEGERAAWEGLRSSFRLLHPALVFPFSSDLFNPDLSSLPPPPPPVVEEEGQIADRGRETDSPMM